A stretch of DNA from Methylobacterium sp. CB376:
GACCATGCCGTTATCCCGCCTCGCCCGCCTCACCCTCTCCCTCGGCGCCCTCCTGGCGGCCGGCGGCGCGGCCCAGGCCCATCCGCATGTCTGGATCACCACCCGGGCGGAGGTGGTCTACGGGCCTGACGGGCGCGTCGCCGCGATCCGGCACGCCTGGACCTTCGACCCCTCCTACTCGGCCTTCGCGGTGCAGGGCCTGGGCGGAGAGGCGCCGAGCCCGGACGGCCTCGCCGCCCTCGCGCGCGAGAACACCGAGAACCTCGCCGAATCGGCCTATTTCACCAGCCTGAAGATCGACGGGCGCAAGCAGGAGTTCGACGGCCCGCAGGCCGCCGCGATGACCTTCGCGGAGGGCCGGCTGACCCTGCGCTTCACCCTGCCGCTGCGCACGCCCGCGAAGGGGCCGATCTCCCTCGACGTCTACGACCCGACCTACTTCGTCGCCTTCAGCCTCGCCGAGGGCGAGGATGCCGCCACCCTCGTGGGCGCGCCGGCCTCCTGCAAGGCCCTGGCCCACCGGCCC
This window harbors:
- a CDS encoding DUF1007 family protein, which codes for MPLSRLARLTLSLGALLAAGGAAQAHPHVWITTRAEVVYGPDGRVAAIRHAWTFDPSYSAFAVQGLGGEAPSPDGLAALARENTENLAESAYFTSLKIDGRKQEFDGPQAAAMTFAEGRLTLRFTLPLRTPAKGPISLDVYDPTYFVAFSLAEGEDAATLVGAPASCKALAHRPKSAAPAQMSESFFSALTDAANYGVQFANRITVTCS